A part of Setaria viridis chromosome 8, Setaria_viridis_v4.0, whole genome shotgun sequence genomic DNA contains:
- the LOC117834519 gene encoding ergosterol biosynthetic protein 28, which translates to MAGAWKKHSVPALGWWLIAVGTFRSAFTWACFFGGSASLCSATYSEIPMTGGHGRIVAVWTLLSFTLCFLCAFNLGSKPVYAATFLSFVYAIGYLAVECLVYDTIRAASLVMFILVAGISMVWMLLHQRNSDCHHDPRPHGATKQP; encoded by the exons ATGGCTGGCGCATGGAAGAAGCACAGCGTGCCTGCGCTGGGGTGGTGGCTCATTGCTGTCGGCACCTTCCGCTCCGCCTTCACCTGGGCCTGCTTCTTCGGCGGCTCTGCGTCGCTCTGCTCGGCAACCTACTCTGAGATACCGA TGACCGGCGGACATGGGCGAATTGTTGCGGTGTGGACTCTGCTGTCGTTCACGCTCTGCTTCCTATGCGCCTTCAACCTCGGCAGCAAGCCAGTCTACGCAGCCACGTTCCTGTCCTTCGTCTATGCCATCGGCTACCTTGCCGTCGAGTGCCTGGTGTACGACACCATCCGGGCAGCTAGTCTCGTCATGTTCATCCTCGTCGCAG GGATATCAATGGTTTGGATGCTGCTCCATCAGAGGAACTCTGACTGCCATCATGACCCCCGTCCCCATGGGGCTACCAAGCAGCCCTGA
- the LOC117866178 gene encoding target of rapamycin complex subunit LST8, translating to MAQPSVILATASYDHTIRFWEAKSGRCYRTIQYPDSQVNRLEITPDKRFLAAAGNPHIRLFDVNSNSPQPVISYDSHTSNVMAVGFHCDGNWMYSGSEDGTVRIWDLRTGTCQREYESRAAVNTVVLHPNQKELISGDQNGNIRVWDLAANSCSCELVPEVDTAVRSLTVMWDGSMVVAANNRGTCYVWRLLKGTQTITCFEPLHKLQAHDGYILKCLLSPEFCDPNRYLATASSDHTVKIWNVDGFKLEKTLVGHQRWVWDCVFSVDGAYLITASSDTTARLWTMSTGEAIRVYQGHHKATVCCALHDGAESAPS from the exons ATGGCGCAACCTTCTGTCATCCTAGCAACCGCAAGTTATGATCACACAATCAGATTTTGGGAAGCCAAGAGTGGTCGCTGTTACCGCACGATTCAATACCCTGACTCT CAAGTTAATCGCCTTGAGATAACCCCAGACAAGAGATTTTTAGCTGCTGCTGGCAATCCTCATATCCGCCTTTTTGACGTCAACTCAAATAGCCCTCAACCG GTAATTAGCTATGATTCGCATACTAGTAATGTGATGGCCGTGGGATTCCATTGTGATGGCAATTGGATGTACTCTGGCTCTGAGGATGGCACTGTGAGAATCTGGGATTTACG aACTGGCACTTGTCAGCGAGAATATGAAAGTCGCGCAGCTGTCAACACTGTAGTCCTACACCCAAATCAG AAAGAACTGATATCTGGTGATCAGAATGGTAACATTCGTGTGTGGGATTTAGCTGCTAACTCATGCAGCTGTGAGTTG GTACCAGAGGTTGATACTGCTGTAAGATCTCTGACAGTCATGTGGGATGGGAGTATGgtggttgctgcaaataacCGTGGGACATGTTATGTTTGGCGGCTGCTTAAGGGTACTCAG ACAATTACCTGCTTTGAACCTCTACACAAATTGCAAGCCCATGATGGCTACATTCTGAAGTGCCTGCTTTCACCAGAATTTTGTGACCCTAACAG GTATCTCGCCACAGCATCATCTGACCACACTGTAAAGATTTGGAATGTCGATGGCTTCAAGCTGGAAAAAACTTTAGTCG GCCACCAACGCTGGGTCTGGGACTGTGTGTTCTCGGTTGATGGCGCTTATCTGATAACTG CTTCTTCTGACACCACCGCGAGGCTATGGACGATGTCGACTGGGGAGGCCATCCGGGTGTACCAGGGCCATCACAAGGCGACCGTGTGCTGCGCTCTCCACGACGGAGCCGAATCAGCCCCTTCGTAA
- the LOC117834520 gene encoding uncharacterized protein → MGRKSKKGGGGGSRKPPRPDGGAAPPPCPPPTNADWDDSTAAFRKEAESAIRARSDDGGVAAARLADRHPASPLAHHVLGDARATAARAGDAVPALRRAAELAPRCPGIAATLASALLYARRPGEALAECARALAVADPTDPGLHAAASRRGGLMAPSPQARVAAARERLLGLRADAEALEAAGARHAAAPLPPVMAPTKMNCCCRHATKRSALTDDDLRRFLTVSFDDLTAHCDQTGAVHLLTRAVEFAKATKAWAYWLCPVCDNVFLDANSFVSHVEGEYIHELQELQPLMPKRATLDTEEIQYSLKWTSYDEMGEEDPDRRKVLDKIKEVFSFLNTFKALPVSLMDRVIKLARGRSKKPLPYCVPSCVTSLDSRELQRLVKPLEQLVNHLSRGWEFVRVLGNEGKSKGRSEIISLVQDGSLLLSLDAEQIVSSKKDGSCEKDAVFRWLLNSLEEVAMPWTSLRQKCVHHGNEVLERIYEISDSLLRQSNLKCAAKEKNHRGYSLTEVLTLHFNGTYVSIYSLVWVACNETWESYVLFFLANMQAESIDVEMLLLDNEVGYLKNKLVEVCTFDYSAAILPLIRAYIWDKLNSSPGEDLRNGVDKDAVDNGDGLDSLHGESLFEDKIPDTDSDMRFTISRTDDCENSSLSQSDSSNYSTFETESFSVDCGVTTVLHITADDLQFLVVTLRALWHLREFHDRFLNMPLVLPHFTVEVHCIACLLGKVFNAWDNEKDHGVTTFPSDVRTAFSDILNERNLFGKEGVNIASEIVSTIFESLHKSHASLQSDNATFEHRAISTTRCLDYVCVGHNVFGLPIREQKKCNCLNESCEEKEHTTFFHSVDVSAIQTKEMKSLGQLLRDADKKMQYDSETCPCGNKNERSLQSAPPIFAIVFNWAVDKESHIDMSDVMMSITTPLQFDVLYEVLRREDYNLATAVCCVEEEHICFARKEGKWIIYGSKTIEFADSWESSLNQYRHRSLRPQILFFDSVRYRSIH, encoded by the exons ATGGGCCGAAAGAGCaagaagggtggcggcggcggcagcaggaagCCGCCCCGCCCGGACGGgggcgcggcgccgccaccctgcCCCCCACCGACTAACGCGGACTGGGACGactccaccgccgccttccGGAAGGAGGCCGAGTCCGCGATCCGCGCCCGGTCCGACGacggcggggtggcggcggcacgccTCGCGGACCGCCACCCGGCGTCGCCCCTCGCGCACCACGTCCTCGGCGACGCGCGCGCAACGGccgcgcgggcgggcgacgcGGTCCCGGCGCTCCGCcgcgcggcggagctcgccccGCGGTGCCCTGGGATCGCCGCCACTCTCGCCTCCGCGCTCCTCTACGCGCGCCGGCCCGGCGAGGCCCTCGCGgagtgcgcgcgcgcgctcgccgtGGCGGACCCCACCGACCCGGGcctgcacgccgccgcctcccgccgcggcggcctcatGGCGCCGAGCCCACAGGcgcgcgtcgcggcggcgcgggagcggctcCTCGGGCTCCGCGCCGACGCGGAGGCCCTGGAGGCCGCGGGGGCTCGCCACGCTgccgcgccgctcccgccggtGATGGCGCCGACGAAGATGaactgctgctgccgccacgCCACCAAGCGGAGCGCGTTGACCGACGACGACCTGCGCCGCTTTCTCACGGTGAGCTTCGACGACCTGACGGCGCACTGCGACCAAACGGGCGCCGTGCATCTGCTCACCAGGGCAGTGGAGTTCGCCAAGGCCACAAAGGCGTGGGCGTACTGGCTGTGCCCTGTTTGCGACAATGTTTTCTTGGACGCAAACTCATTCGTGTCACATGTCGAGGGTGAGTACATTCATGAACTCCAAGAATTGCAGCCATTGATGCCCAAAAGAGCAACCTTGGATACCGAAGAGATTCAGTATTCCTTGAAGTGGACGTCATATGATGAGATGGGAGAAGAAGACCCTGACCGAAGAAAGGTCCTGGACAAGATCAAGgaggttttttcttttctcaataCATTTAAGGCTCTCCCTGTTAGTCTTATGGACAGGGTCATCAAGTTAGCAAGAGGCAGGTCCAAGAAACCATTGCCATATTGCGTTCCTTCCTGTGTCACCTCGTTGGATTCCAGGGAACTTCAGAGGCTCGTGAAACCATTGGAACAGCTGGTTAACCATTTATCCAGAGGCTGGGAATTTGTGAGGGTTTTGGGTAATGAAGGGAAGAGCAAGGGTCGGTCTGAGATCATATCTCTGGTCCAAGATGGGAGCTTATTATTATCTTTGGACGCTGAGCAGATTGTTTCAAGTAAAAAGGATGGTTCTTGCGAGAAGGATGCAGTGTTTAGATGGCTATTAAATTCTCTGGAAGAGGTAGCGATGCCATGGACCAGCTTGAGGCAGAAGTGTGTTCATCATGGAAACGAAGTCTTAGAAAGGATATATGAAATATCAGATTCATTGCTGAGGCAATCGAATCTGAAGTGTGCTGCAAAGGAGAAAAATCATAGGGGTTATTCCCTTACGGAGGTCCTTACTTTGCATTTCAATGGTACTTATGTTTCGATTTATAGCTTAGTGTGGGTTGCGTGCAATGAAACATGGGAGAGTTATGTCTT ATTTTTCCTGGCAAACATGCAGGCGGAATCTATAGATGTTGAGATGTTGCTATTGGATAATGAAGTCGGCTATTTAAAGAATAAACTTGTTGAAGTCTGTACGTTTGATTACAGTGCTGCCATTTTGCCTCTTATTAGGGCCTATATATGG GATAAGTTAAATAGTTCTCCTGGAGAAGACTTGAGGAATGGCGTTGATAAAGATGCTGTCGACAATGGAGATGGTTTGGATAGCCTGCATGGTGAATCTTTATTCGAAGATAAAATTCCAGACACTGATTCAGATATGCGTTTTACGATCAGTAGGACAGATGATTGTGAAAACTCCTCGCTCTCACAATCAG ATAGCTCAAACTATTCTACTTTCGAAACTGAAAGTTTTTCAGTCGACTGTGGAGTGACCACTGTACTGCACATTACTGCTGACGATCTGCAGTTTCTTGTTGTTACTCTTCGG GCATTGTGGCATTTGAGGGAATTCCATGATAGATTCCTGAATATGCCACTTGTACTGCCTCATTTTACTGTTGAAGTCCACTGCATTGCCTGTCTTTTGGGAAAAGTATTTAATGCATGGGACAATGAGAAAGACCATGGAGTCACTACTTTTCCAAGTGATGTAAGAACTGCTTTCAGTGATATTTTGAACGAACGGAATCTTTTTGGGAAG GAAGGTGTGAACATTGCATCAGAAATTGTATCAACAATCTTTGAGTCATTGCACAAGTCACATGCTTCCCTGCAGTCTGACAACGCAACTTTTGAACACCGAGCAATAAGCACAACGAGATGTCTCGATTACGTATGTGTAGGACATAATGTTTTTGGTTTGCCCATTAGAGAACAAAAGAAATGCAACTGCCTGAATGAATCTTGCGAAGAAAAGGAGCACACTACATTTTTCCACAGCGTTGATGTCAGTGCAATTCAAACAAAGGAG ATGAAATCACTTGGTCAGCTTCTGAGAGATGCGGACAAGAAGATGCAGTATGACAGTGAGACCTGCCCATGTGGGAATAAAAATGAGCGTTCTCTTCAATCTGCACCTCCTATTTTCGCTATTG TTTTTAACTGGGCAGTTGACAAGGAAAGCCACATAGACATGTCAGACGTAATGATGAGCATAACCACACCATTGCAGTTCGACGTACTTTATGAAGTCCTCCGTCGAGAAGATTATAATCTAGCTACAGCT GTGTGCTGTGTTGAGGAGGAACATATCTGCTTTGCCCGGAAAGAGGGAAAATGGATCATATATGGAAGCAAGACAATAGAG TTTGCAGATTCTTGGGAGAGTTCACTCAATCAGTATCGCCATAGGAGTCTCCGACCCCAAATACTTTTCTTTGACTCTGTCAGATATAGAAGTATTCATTGA
- the LOC117834522 gene encoding uncharacterized protein translates to MADADAAAAAAAEAVREVATEILLIDHDGQMDAALARARALMLANQGSAVAHRLLGELHYSAAVRAACGEGTPGERKAAAASHLRVARDALAEARRLAPDCVDVAAALGDALAASRMYAEAEAEFRRAQTIHRPSDPALHNAAYGMYEGYEHERDPAFAGERVREARGRARASYARMTVEELLPIAVRKVLDAGRQLGVAEGRKRAKLVAETFPNLARAQHLQAYMDLEFVRSLDAAIDKRPFLRRTLAMAERAARAFPRSPVIASFHARLLFVLGEYDAAERECRRALDMKEPDDPQMDCIPTWSIGGENRGARLVSLACEFHELLNKILVAASDYWDSMNGESQRDGFLRLRFDVLQDEYRKVDRSCAFAMSDVRSFVEEHKAWRFWDCPICDRKKFVESGLLLSHMCNKHPRAVLPRLQSLLDQTTLSDEALESDDSLDGVTFCEDSAEQDMICFSKSSDVFKWLFYAPSSGVGAKPFPELLEQKREKGCMLLESIKDKMKTLPADKSSTEFSEALPRIRESWNEFLKASVLDYRGAILTLARSFLWRELKKCMTEDPELAAKKISATDIDAVFTKEVEPSRAEEDRETGDNKQPSQADGALMVSGDYEESDVDVKDESCEKLENNMESSDPAISVAEGNNGLYAKLDILDIDAKISENNQESAVHVEKAEIPANNTKSADLATSVAQSGNDLDATLDKLDIDPKINENNQERYNALSLFCFVSSCLVYTFFPEFLS, encoded by the exons ATGGCCGACGcggacgcggccgcggccgcagcaGCCGAGGCCGTCCGCGAGGTGGCCACGGAGATCCTGCTCATCGACCACGACGGCCAAATGGACGcggcgctcgcccgcgcccgcgccctcaTGCTCGCGAACCAGGGCTCGGCGGTCGCGCACCGCCTCCTGGGCGAGCTCCACTactccgccgccgtgcgcgcggcCTGCGGCGAGGGCACCCCGGGGGAACgcaaggccgcggcggcgtcgcacctccgcgtcgcccgcgacgcgctcgccgaggcgcgccgcctcgccccggactgcgtcgacgtcgccgccgcgctcggcgaCGCGCTCGCGGCGTCCCGGATGtacgccgaggccgaggccgagttCCGCCGCGCGCAGACCATCCACCGCCCCTCCGACCCAGCCCTCCACAACGCCGCCTACGGCATGTACGAGGGCTACGAGCACGAGCGCGACCCGGCCTTCGCGGGCGAGAGGGTCAGGGAGGCCAGGGGGCGCGCTCGCGCCTCCTACGCGCGCATGACGGTCGAGGAGCTCCTCCCCATCGCCGTCCGGAAGGTGCTCGACGCCGGCAGGCAGCTCGGCGTGGCGGAGGGCCGCAAGCGCGCCAAGCTCGTCGCCGAGACCTTCCCCAACCTGGCGCGCGCGCAGCACCTCCAGGCGTACATGGACCTGGAGTTCGTGCGCAGCCTCGACGCCGCCATCGACAAGCGCCCGTTCCTGCGCCGCACCCTGGCCATGGCtgagcgcgcggcgcgggcgttCCCCAGATCGCCGGTGATCGCCTCCTTCCACGCGAGGCTCCTCTTCGTCCTGGGCGAGTACGACGCCGCGGAGCGCGAGTGCCGCCGCGCGCTCGACATGAAGGAGCCCGATGACCCGCAGATGGACTGCATCCCGACCTGGTCCATCGGCGGGGAGAACCGCGGCGCGAGGCTGGTCTCGCTGGCCTGCGAGTTCCACGAGCTGCTGAACAAGATCCTGGTGGCGGCCAGCGATTACTGGGACTCCATGAATGGTGAGAGCCAGCGCGACGGCTTCCTCCGGTTGAGGTTCGATGTGCTGCAGGACGAGTACAGGAAGGTTGATCGGTCGTGTGCGTTCGCCATGTCCGACGTGCGGAGCTTTGTCGAGGAACACAAGGCTTGGAGGTTCTGGGATTGCCCCATTTGTGATCGCAAGAAGTTTGTGGAATCTGGTCTGCTTCTGTCACACATGTGCAACAAGCACCCAAGGGCAGTCCTGCCACGGCTGCAATCTCTTTTGGATCAAACAACACTCAGTGACGAAGCACTAGAGAGTGATGATTCTCTGGATGGGGTGACTTTCTGTGAAGATTCAGCCGAGCAAGACATGATCTGCTTCAGCAAGAGCAGTGATGTATTCAAATGGTTGTTCTACGCACCTTCAAGTGGAGTAGGAGCAAAGCCATTTCCTGAATTACTAGAACAGAAGCGTGAGAAAGGATGTATGCTTCTTGAGAGCATTAAGGACAAAATGAAGACTCTGCCTGCAGATAAATCTAGCACTGAG TTTTCAGAGGCTCTTCCTAGGATCCGGGAGTCGTGGAACGAATTTCTCAAAGCTTCTGTGTTGGATTATCGAGGAGCCATTCTGACACTTGCAAGATCATTCCTATGG AGAGAATTAAAGAAATGCATGACTGAAGATCCTGAATTAGCTGCTAAGAAGATTAGTGCTACTGATATTGATGCCGTATTCACTAAAGAAGTTGAGCCATCCCGTGCAGAGGAGGATCGCGAAACAGGGGACAATAAACAG CCTTCCCAAGCAGATGGGGCTCTAATGGTCAGTGGAGATTATGAAGAAAG TGATGTTGATGTTAAAGATGAGAGTTGTGAGAAGCTGGAAAACAATATGGAATCATCAGATCCGGCAATTAGTGTGGCAGAAGGCAATAATGGCCTATATGCAAAATTGGATATATTGGACATTGATGCAAAGATCAGTGAGAATAATCAAGAAAG TGCGGTTCATGTTGAAAAGGCTGAGATCCCAGCAAACAATACAAAATCGGCAGACCTGGCAACCAGTGTGGCACAAAGCGGGAACGACCTAGATGCAACATTGGATAAGTTGGATATTGATCCAAAGATCAATGAGAATAATCAAGAAAGGTATAATGCTCTCTCTTTATTCTGTTTTGTATCTTCTTGTCTAGTTTATACCTTTTTCCCAGAGTTCCTGAGTTAA
- the LOC117833854 gene encoding small ribosomal subunit protein uS8z/uS8w, with protein MVRVSVLNDALKSMYNAEKRGKRQVMIRPSSKVIIKFLIVMQRHGYIGEFEYVDDHRAGKIVVELNGRLNKCGVISPRFDVGVKEIEGWTARLLPSRQFGYIVLTTSAGIMDHEEARRKNVGGKVLGFFY; from the exons ATGGTGAGAGTCAGCGTCCTTAATGATGCTTTGAAGAGTATGTACAACGCagagaagcgtggaaagaggcaAGTCATGATCCGGCCCTCTTCAAAAGTGATCATCAAGTTCCTCATCGTCATGCAACGCCATG GCTACATTGGTGAGTTTGAGTATGTTGATGACCATCGGGCGGGGAAGATTGTGGTTGAGTTGAATGGGAGGCTCAACAAGTGTGGGGTGATCAGCCCTCGCTTTGACGTCGGCGTGAAGGAGATCGAGGGGTGGACTGCCCGGCTGCTTCCATCTCGTCAG TTTGGATACATTGTCCTGACAACCTCTGCTGGCATCATGGACCATGAGGAAGCCAGGAGGAAGAATGTCGGTGGCAAAGTGCTCGGTTTCTTCTACTGA